Proteins encoded by one window of Mercenaria mercenaria strain notata chromosome 4, MADL_Memer_1, whole genome shotgun sequence:
- the LOC128556223 gene encoding uncharacterized protein LOC128556223, giving the protein MEKYSRNRNVKYESETTSLSEVLKTMDFPIVVRISKMNELAGTCLVENKEVLFQRRLKIKCAQVRILDFNDKENLLEAKGVDFMMEHGNFVDDEYLIPMKYNGTLKFVHRPGGRKRYSSISQVLQELPRFVLVEEDTGSMPSNGIGKIIIIPAKTILEVVRKFNEGGVTYLQCSDGHDSYAFSEKERVSFTEVEDEKLYHLFELVRLQLLPKAFKFLDVDPTDIVLMNEELNSGLLTMVEGPIELMRFVDVDIIVGWVRNNKKKTYETCVIPSNLWPLIQLQTQAFPDQKAKHTYIDRKYGHCIHSDFVERSLYILPVNQSAITWLRSPDLYERNYSGKALFDVVYIDFQASSEDDDETIGDDIGDVDCPPPLPGKHFGQILLFP; this is encoded by the exons ATGGAAAAATACTCAAGGAATAGAAACGTTAAATATGAAAGCGAAACCACCAGTTTAAGCGAAGTTTTGAAAACTATGGATTTTCCTATAGTTGTAAGAATTTCTAAGATGAATGAACTTGCAGGAACATGTTTAGTAGAAAACAAAGAAGTCTTATTTCAAAGGCGGTTGAAAATAAAATGCGCACAGGTTAGAATTTTGGATTTCAACGATAAAGAAAATTTACTAGAAGCAAAGGGTGTTGATTTCATGATGGAACATGGCAATTTTGTTGATGATGAATATCTCATACCTATGAAGTACAATGGAACACTCAAGTTTGTTCACAGACCAGGCGGTCGGAAAAGATATTCTTCTATATCACAG GTTCTCCAAGAATTACCCCGATTTGTGCTGGTAGAAGAAGACACAGGTTCCATGCCATCAAATGGCATAGGTAAAATCATTATCATACCCGCAAAGACAATTCTTGAAGTTGTTAGAAAATTCAACGAAGGTGGAGTAACGTATTTACAATGCAGTGATGGCCACGACTCGTACGCTTTCAGTGAGAAGGAAAGAGTAAGCTTCACAGAAGTCGAAGATGAAAAGTTATATCATCTATTTGAGCTTGTGCGTCTTCAATTATTACCAAAAGCATTTAAGTTCCTAGATGTAGATCCAACAGATATAGTACTAATGAATGAGGAGCTGAATAGTGGCTTATTAACAATGGTTGAGGGACCAATTGAATTAATGCGTTTTGTTGATGTTGACATAATCGTTGGCTGGgttagaaataacaaaaagaaaacatatgaaACCTGTGTAATTCCAAGCAATCTTTGGCCATTGATTCAACTTCAAACACAAGCATTTCCTGACCAAAAAGCGAAGCACACTTACATTGACAGAAAATACGGTCACTGCATACACTCTGACTTTGTAGAGAGGAGTCTATATATACTACCTGTGAATCAGTCTGCGATTACCTGGCTAAGAAGTCCTGATTTGTACGAGCGCAATTATTCGGGAAAAGCACTGTTTGATGTGGTTTATATTGATTTTCAAG CCTCGTCTGAGGATGACGACGAGACAATTGGTGATGATATCGGAGACGTTGACTGTCCTCCACCATTACCAGGTAAACATTTTGGACAAATACTTCTGTTTCCATAG